The following coding sequences lie in one Prionailurus viverrinus isolate Anna chromosome X, UM_Priviv_1.0, whole genome shotgun sequence genomic window:
- the CXHXorf66 gene encoding uncharacterized protein CXorf66 homolog, which produces MNLFIYVVLLVIWTNSCLDTNQSYGSPTTGAKHVESMDAKLDSFRRRLLVITIGIMIIAFVFTCFCFIHYNCLSDDTPKAETLKKEGVPAKSSTPSSKMSFSESKTASTCSLENQSLPSAIDKLSSVSCPEKSSISSSTKKSVGPSSLEKLCVSSSTQEFNKPSSQRKKRPPCSVKKFKSSHLEKPYRTRNLGKPYKPARGHKLVGQATSSYRNKAARPPRPAGLQYAVRPTKPLCPPHPQSRISPPKRSSVQKLTKSPRHRKLKGSVCARSAEMLSRPQLIKPCRRYKERCLVCQSSEPLISNISEAQNRNAQNPLCPSEAKPCAQSFLKADYRDNVFRGNVSYSDTMTYDSNDSDREVTIICNMKHEATPERIQDN; this is translated from the exons atgaatctttttatttatgtcgTGCTTTTGGTTATTTGGACAAATAGTTGTTTAGATACGAACCAAAGTTATGGATCTCCTACCACAG GAGCCAAGCACGTCGAATCAATGGACGCCAAACTGGACAGCTTCAGGAGACGTCTACTGGTTATCACAATTGGTATTATGATTATAGCTTTCGTATTCACCTGTTTTTGTTTCATCCATTACAACTGTCTGAGCGACGACACGCCCAAGGCAGAAAC GCTCAAGAAAGAAGGTGTGCCAGCCAAGTCGTCCACACCATCATCCAAAATGTCATTCAGCGAATCCAAGACAGCCAGCACATGCAGTCTAGAAAACCAATCCCTGCCGTCTGCTATAGACAAGTTATCTAGTGTCTCATGTCCGGAAAAGTCCTCCATATCATCCAGCACAAAAAAGTCCGTCGGGCCCTCGAGTCTAGAAAAGCTGTGTGTGTCCTCTAGTACACAAGAGTTCAACAAACCGTCAagtcaaaggaagaaaaggccaCCGTGCTCAGTAAAAAAATTCAAGTCATCGCACCTGGAGAAGCCATATCGAACACGCAATCTGGGAAAGCCATATAAGCCAGCTCGTGGCCATAAGCTAGTTGGTCAGGCCACTTCATCCTACCGAAATAAGGCAGCGAGGCCACCCCGGCCGGCCGGTCTGCAATACGCAGTCAGGCCAACCAAGCCACTTTGTCCACCCCACCCGCAAAGTCGCATCTCGCCACCCAAGCGATCCAGTGTGCAGAAACTAACCAAGTCCCCTAGACATCGTAAACTCAAAGGGTCAGTTTGTGCCCGTAGCGCAGAGATGTTATCGAGGCCTCAGTTAATCAAGCCTTGCCGGCGCTATAAGGAAAGATGTCTCGTCTGCCAAAGTTCTGAGCCTTTGATCAGTAATATATCTGAGGCACAGAATAGAAATGCTCAAAACCCACTTTGTCCAAGTGAAGCGAAGCCTTGCGCCCAGTCCTTTCTCAAGGCAGATTACAGAGACAACGTATTCCGTGGCAACGTGAGCTACAGTGATACTATGACATATGACAGTAATGACAGTGATAGGGAGGTAACCATTATTTGCAACATGAAACACGAGGCCACCCCTGAACGCATCCAAGATAATTAA